CCTCGTTCGCGAGGTAAGATACGCCGCTCGTGATGATCATCACGATGCGCATCACGAAGATCCAGACCAGGAGCTGCACCTGCACCGCCGGGTCGTGCACCGCGAGCAGGATGAACGCGATGAGCGCCACGCCCGTCACACCGTAGGTCTCGAACCCGTCGGCGGAGGGGCCCACCGAGTCGCCGGCGTTGTCGCCGGTGCAATCGGCGATGACGCCGGGGTTCCGCGCGTCGTCTTCCTTGATGTTGAAGACGATCTTCATCAGGTCGGAGCCGATGTCGGCGATCTTGGTGAAGATGCCGCCCGCGATGCGGAGCGCCGCCGCGCCCAGCGACTCGCCGATAGCGAAGCCGATGAAGCAGGGACCGGAGTAGTCGCCCGGCACGAACAGCAGGATGATGAGCATCATCACCAGCTCGACGCAGATGAGTAGCATGCCAATGCTCATCCCGGCGCTGAGCGGGATCTGGTAGCAGGGGTACGGCTTGCCCCGGAGGCTCGCGAAGGCCGTCCGCGAGTTGGCGAAGGTATTCACCCGGATGCCGAACCAGGCCACCGAGTAGCTTCCCGCGATGCCGATGAGGCTGAAGAGCAGGATCACGGCCACCTTGACCGGCGGGAACCCGCGCACCATGGCCCCGGTCACCGGGTCGGCCGCCTCGGCGAGCGCCCCGAAGTAGACGGCCGCAATCGCGCCGATAAACACCCAGAGCAGCAGCAGGAACTTGCCCTGGGTCACGAGATAGGTCTTGCACGTCGCGTAGATGAGCTCGGAGACCTCGCGCATCGACTCGTGCACCGGCAGCCGTTTGAGCCGGCTGTAGATCACGAGCCCGAAGAGCAGGCCCAGGGCGCAGATGACGAGCCCGGAGAGCAACAGCCGGTGGCCGCCCACACCCCAGAGGAACTGCACCCGGTCGAGGTCCGGCACGACCAGGTTCGCTTCACCGCCACCGCCATGGCCGCCCGGTGTCTGCAGTGCTGCCGCGTGCGTCAAGAGCACGTTCAACCCATTCATCGTCGAAATTCTCCTCGCATACTAGTAGGCGCCGCGCGGCGCGTGACCCGGTTCAGCCATCGTGTGTACCACGGTGAGAAATTGCTTGGCCAGCTTGTCGGCCTCGCTCTCGCCCACCTGGTCGGTCTCCACCGTCACCCGCGTGTAGTGGCCGCCCTCGGCCTCCACACGCACGGCCACCTGCCCGATCGCCCCGGCGAACCGGCGCAGCCGCGCCCCCTCTTCCACCGGGGCGAGCCGTGCGCCGAAGAACGTCGTGGCGCGCGCGAGCACGGGATCCGGCGCCAGCGTGGTGCGGTGGAAGTACTTCACGCGCCCTGGTAGTACTCCACGCCGAGGTGCGTGATCTGCTCCTCCCCCATGAGCCAGCGCAGCGTGTTCTTGAGCTTGGTCTGCTGGATGAAGAGGTCGTGCTCCGGGTAGAGGCCCGGAGCGCTCTGAGGACTCTTGAAGTAGAACGAAAGCCATTCCTGAATGCCGGTGAGGCCGGCGCGCTGCGCCAGGTCGAAGAAGAGCGCGAGATCGAGCACCAGCGGTGCGGCCAGGATCGAATCGCGGCAGAGGAAGTCCACCTTGATCTGCATCGGATAGCCCAGCCATCCGAAGATGTCGATGTTGTCCCAGCCCTCCTTGTTGTCGCCGCGGGGCGGATAATAGTTGATCCGCACCTTGTGGTAGAGCTGGCCGTACAGCTCGGGATAGAGCTTCGGCTGGAGGATGTACTCCAGGACGCCAAGCTTCGATTCTTCCTTGGTCTTGAAGCTCTCCGGATCGTCGAGCACTTCGCCGTCGCGATTCCCGAGAATGTTGGTGGAGTACCAGCCCGCTACACCGAGCATCCGCGCCTTGAGCATGGGCGAGAGGACGGTCTTCACCATGGTCTGCCCGGTCTTGAAATCCTTGCCGCCGATCGCAATGCCCTGGGACTGGGCCAGCTCGACCATCGCGGGAAAATCGCAGGTGAGGTTCGGCGCGCCGTTGGCAAAGGGCACGCCTTCCATGAGCGCGGCCCAGGCGTAAAGCATCGAGGGTGCGATCGTCGGATCGTCGGCCGCCATGGCGCGCTCGAACGCCTGGAGGCTCTGGTGCGCGGGGCCGGGGCTGATGAAAACCTCGGTCGAGGCGCACCAGACGACCACCAGCCGGTCGCATTTTTCATGGCGCTTGAACTCGCGGATGTCGCTTCGGAGCTGCTCGGCCAGGTCGCGCTTCGACTTGCCGCGCTTCACGTTGGTGCCGGCGAGGCGCTTTACGTACGCCTGATCGAAGGCCGCCGGCATCGGAGCGATGCTCGTGAGGAAGTCAGCGATGGGCTCGATGTGGTCATGGCGGTCGAGCACGCCGCAATGCAGCGCCGACTGATACGCATTGTCGGGAACCGGATCCCAGGCGCCGAATACCAGCGAGTCGAGCGCGGCCAGCGGGATGAAGTCGCGGATGAGCGGCGCGCGCGCCTCGGTGCGCTTGCCCAGGCGGATGGTGCCCATCTGGGTGAGCGAGCCGATGGGGCGCGCGCGGCCGCGCCGAATGTTCTCCACGCCCGCGATGAACGTCGAGGCCACCGCCCCGAGCCCCACGCACAGCACACCAAGCCTTCCCTGGGCCGGCGCAATCGGCCGGGGCTTCGGGTCTGCCACGAATCATGATCCTTTCGCAAAAGAGTCGAGCGGGCGAGCCGGCGTCTCACGCTTGCGCGGACCACCGTCCGCCGCGGTTGCCTCGGGTTCCATCCCGTGCGGGCTCGCGCCTTCCGCCTGCCGGTATACGTACAGGAAGCGCTGCACGACGGTCACGATCGAAAATGCCGCGAGCAGCGTCACGACCGCCTCGAGCACCAGGGCGCGCGGTCCTGCGCCCACGATGAGCGATAACCCACCCAGGCCCACGATCCGCTCGGCGCGCTGGGCGATCCCCACCTTGCACTCGAGGCCGAGCCCCTCGGCGCGCGCCCGCGCGTAGCTCACGAGCAGCGAGCTCAGGATGGCCACCATGCACACGATCGCGGCCGGCACCCGCCACGCCACGTCGGGCGCGAGCAGGAGATAGGCGCCGATGCCGGTGAACGTGGCGCCGTCGCCGATGCGGTCCAGGGTGGAGTCGTAGAAGGCGCCGAACTTCGTCACCATCGCTCCGCCCCGGGCCACCTGGCCGTCGAGCGTATCCAGGAGACCGCTGAGGAGCAGCAACGCGCCGCCGAGCCGCACGGACCCGGCG
This genomic interval from Gemmatimonadales bacterium contains the following:
- a CDS encoding CDP-alcohol phosphatidyltransferase family protein is translated as MADRPGHHPGSARSDTTLKPLEALERPYYAALRPVVAELVRRGVRPNAITTVGTGLVLVSAVAYAAGSVRLGGALLLLSGLLDTLDGQVARGGAMVTKFGAFYDSTLDRIGDGATFTGIGAYLLLAPDVAWRVPAAIVCMVAILSSLLVSYARARAEGLGLECKVGIAQRAERIVGLGGLSLIVGAGPRALVLEAVVTLLAAFSIVTVVQRFLYVYRQAEGASPHGMEPEATAADGGPRKRETPARPLDSFAKGS
- a CDS encoding inositol-3-phosphate synthase encodes the protein MADPKPRPIAPAQGRLGVLCVGLGAVASTFIAGVENIRRGRARPIGSLTQMGTIRLGKRTEARAPLIRDFIPLAALDSLVFGAWDPVPDNAYQSALHCGVLDRHDHIEPIADFLTSIAPMPAAFDQAYVKRLAGTNVKRGKSKRDLAEQLRSDIREFKRHEKCDRLVVVWCASTEVFISPGPAHQSLQAFERAMAADDPTIAPSMLYAWAALMEGVPFANGAPNLTCDFPAMVELAQSQGIAIGGKDFKTGQTMVKTVLSPMLKARMLGVAGWYSTNILGNRDGEVLDDPESFKTKEESKLGVLEYILQPKLYPELYGQLYHKVRINYYPPRGDNKEGWDNIDIFGWLGYPMQIKVDFLCRDSILAAPLVLDLALFFDLAQRAGLTGIQEWLSFYFKSPQSAPGLYPEHDLFIQQTKLKNTLRWLMGEEQITHLGVEYYQGA